Below is a window of Leifsonia sp. NPDC080035 DNA.
GCTTCGCCGCCATCCCGATCCCCTCCCTCGTGCCGTTTTGAACACTATCGCATCGTTTCAACCGGCTCTCGCGGCCGTCCCAGCCCGCCGAAGGGCACGTCGTTGTCGCCTATTCGCGACGAAAGCGACAACGACGTGCCCCTCGGTGGTCGAGGGGCACGTCGTCGTCACAAGGCGCGGACGTGAGGTGTCACTCGGCCACGGTGAACGATCCCGTGAGGGACGCGTCCGACGAGTCGCCGACGGCGACACCGTACGTGCCGGGATCGGTGACCCAGGAGCTGGTGGCGGTGCTGTAGTACGACAGCGGACGGTCGACCGAGGACGGGTCGATCGTCACCGAGACGCGCTTGCTCGCTCCGGCGCCCAGGGTCACCGTGTCGAACGCGACCAGGCGCGAGCCCGGCTCGCCCGCCGACGCGGGCAGGGTCAGGTAGACCTGCGGCGTGGTGGACGCTGCCTTCGAACCGGTGTTCCGCACCGTGAACGAGACGGTGATCGGCTTGCCCGCCTTGTTCGCGACAGCTGTTGCGAGCTGGAGCTTGCTGTACGAGAAGCTCGAGTACGACAGGCCGTAACCGAACGGGAACAGCGGCGCGATGTCCTTGCTCTGTTACCACTTGTAGCCGATCGCCAGCCCCTCGCTGTAGGCGACCTGTCGGATGGACTTGTCGCCCGCCGGTCGCGTCGGGGACCCGTTCACGAGCCCCGGGTATTGCGTAGGCGTGTTCGTCGGCGTGTCCGCGAGCGACTTCGGGAACGTCATCGGCAGCTTGCCGCTGAAGTCGGCATCGCCGTAGATCAGCCGGGCCAGCGCGGTGCCGCCCTGCTCACCCGGGTACCACGCCTGGATGACGCCCTTCACCGAAGCGAGCCAGGGCATGTCCGTCGCGCTGCCGGTCTCGAGCACGGCGACCGTGTTCGGGTTGGCGGCGGCGACGGCCGAGACGAGCGCATCCCCGTTGCCGTCGAGCGAGAGCGACGTGCGGTCGGCCCCCTCGCCCTGGACCGTGTAGCCGAAGACGATCGCGACATCGGCCTTCGCGGCCGTCGCGGCGGCGGCCGCCGGGTCGGACCCGTTGTCGAACGTCACGGTCGCGCCGGCCTTCGCGGCGCGCGCGGTGATCGCGTCGAGCGGCGCCACCACGTTCGGGCAGGCGGTCGCAGGGCCGAAATTGTGGATGGCGCACACGGTCGCGGCGCTGACGCCGTTGGTCGCGGTCTTCGACGCCGTCGCGCCGATGACGGCGACGGTCTTCGCCTTCTTCGTCAGCGGCAGGATGCCGTCCGCATTCTTCAGGAGCACGGATCCCTTCTCGGCGATCTGCTCGGCGACCCGCTTGTTCGCATCCGTGGAGGCGGACGTGCTCGGGGTCGTGGGCAGGGCGTGGTCGAACAGACCGGTCTTGAGGTACGCCGTCACGACGCGCGTCGCCGCCGCGTCGATCTGCGCGATGCTGACCGAGCCGTTGTCGAGAGCCGCACGGATGTTCGCGGGGGTGTAGTAGATCGGCCGGTTGAGCTCCTGGTCGAGTCCGGCGTTCAGCGACGGTGCGGTCGAATGCACCGAGCCGAAGTCGGAGACGACGTAACCAGCCCACCCGGTCTCATCCTTGAGGAGGTTGGTCAGGATCGGGTTCTCGCAGGCGTAGACGCCATTCACCTGGTTGTACGAGCACATGACGCCTGCAGGGTCTCCCTTGTCGACGGCGACCTGGAACGCCAGGTCGTAGACCTCGCGCAGCGTCCGCCCGTCGATGTTCGAGGAGCTGGTCTGGCGGTCGAGCTCCTGCTCGTTCGCGATGTAGTGCTTGAGCACGGACATCACCGGTTCCGTCGGGTTGCCCTTCTGGATGCCCGTGGTCTGGGCGGCCGCGAGGTCGCCGCTCAGCAGGCTGTCCTCGCCGAACGAATCGGTGATGCGACCGTCCAACGGGGTGCGTCCCGAGAGGATCTGCGGCGACAGGAGGCCGTTGAGGCCCGAGCGGAACGCCTCGTCCGCCTGCGCCCTGCCCTTCGCGTAGGCGAGGCCGGTGTCCCACGAGGAGGCAAGCGCGAGCTGGGCCGGGAAGATCGTGACACCGCTCGCTCCGCGGACGTAGTCCGGGCCGTCCGAGTAGACGACCTTCGGCGTGCAGGCGACCTGCGCCGGATAGGTGACGCCATTGAAGGACGTCTGGGTCGGGTTGTTCGCGGCCTGCTCGTCCAGCCAGCGCAGCTTCTGGTCGAGGGTGCTGGCCTGGAGCAGGAGCTGGGCGCGCTTCTGCGGGGACTTCGACGTGTCCATCCACGGGCACCCCGGCGGGAACTTCGTCGTCTTCGCGACGGTGGCGGCCTTCGTCGCAGTCGGTCCGGGGGGCTGTGCGAAGGCCGGACTGGAGCCGAGCGCGGCGATGAGCAGGCCGGCGGCGGCCGCCGGCGCGATCCAGGCTCGCAGTCGCCTGCGAGTGCGGAGGTGGGTCATCTGAACTCCTCTTCGTTGAGAAAACCGGCCCGGCGGGACGCGCCTACCGACCCGCGAAACGCAATTAATACGTTTCAATCGTGGGACGCTAGCGGACCCGCGGAATCCGCACAAGGGTGAATTGGATCGATTCAGTTTGCGCATCGCTCGCCGAAGGGCACGTCGCTGTCGGTTCTCGGCGCCCGAAGTGACGACAACGTGCCCCTCGACCGGCCGCCGGTCGATGGCGGGACGGTATATGCCCGAGGGGGAATGCGGAGCGCGCGCGTCAGGACGGAGAGGCGCCCGCGTCCGCGCGGACACGAGTGCCCGGCGCGACCCGCTGGCGGCCGAGCGTGGACTCGCGCACCACGAGGTGCGGCTGCAGGAGCACCCGGCGGTGAACGTGCGTCCCCGGCGCATCCCGCAGCTCGCCGAGCAGGAGATCGACCGCCGCGCGGCCCATCTCCTCACCCTGCATCGCGACCGAGGTGAGCGGAATGGCGCCGCCCCAGGCGGCCGAGTTGTGGTCGCAGCCCATCACGGCCACGTCCTGCGGCACGCGCACGCCCGCGCTCGTCAGCTCGTTGATGATGGCCATGGCGAGCAGGTCGGTGACGGCGAGCACGGCGTCCGGGCGCTCGTCCGGGTCCATCTCGGCGAGCCGCCGGCCGGCGTCGGCACCGCCCGGCGGATCCAGGTCGACGGTGTCCAGCTCGATCAGCCGCACCGTCCCTCCCGCCTCCGCGACGGCCTTGCGTGCGCCTTCGCGGCGCTGGTGGACGGGCTGGTAGTCGTCGCGCGCGGCGACGAACGCGATGCGCGTGCGCCCGAGATCGATGAGGTGCTTCGCGGCGATGTAACCCGCGCGCTCGTTGTCGATGAGCACGCGGCAGGAGTCGGTCTGCCGCGAGTCGAAGTTCACGACCACCACCGGCCGGCCATGACGCCGCACCCGGCCGATCTGCTCGTCGGATTCCTGCATCGGCGCGAGGATGATGCCGGACACGCGCGCGCTGTCGAAGAACGCCAGGTGCGCGTCCTGCATCGACAGGTCGTTGTTCGCGCTCGCCAGCTGCAGTGTGAGGGCGTTCGACTGGGCGTGGGCCTGTGCGCCGCGCGCCACGTCGACGAAGAGGGAGTTGGTGAGGTCCACCACGACCAGGCCGATGGTCCGCGCCTCCCCGGAGCGGAGCGCCCTGGCGGTCTGGTTGAGCGTGAAGCCGAGCTGATCGATCGCCTGGAACACCTTGTCCCGCGTCGCCTGGGCGACCTTCTCGGGGTGATTGAGCACGTTGGACACCGTCGCGACGGACACGCCGGCCAGCTCCGCGACGTGGTGCATGTTGGGCGGGCCGGACGCGGCGTCCCTGCTCCCCCTGGGGTGGACCATGTCGATCATCCTAGGGCGGTCGGCCAGCGCACGACGGCGGGACCGGGATGCTCGCCCTCCGGACCCACGAGGGTGGATCCGGGTGGCACATCGACCGTGACGTCGCCGCCGCGGACGGTCACCGCGATGTCGCCGCCGGGCGTGGGCACGCGTGCCTCCGCCCACTCCAGGCCGCCGAGGTGCGGGTCGACGGCGAACCGGCTCCAGCCGTCGGCGAGCGGCCGGAGCCCCAGGATCGCGTCTGGGAGCAGCGCGGCCGGCCCCGACGAC
It encodes the following:
- a CDS encoding fibronectin type III-like domain-contianing protein produces the protein MRNTGSKAASTTPQVYLTLPASAGEPGSRLVAFDTVTLGAGASKRVSVTIDPSSVDRPLSYYSTATSSWVTDPGTYGVAVGDSSDASLTGSFTVAE
- a CDS encoding glycoside hydrolase family 3 protein; this encodes MTHLRTRRRLRAWIAPAAAAGLLIAALGSSPAFAQPPGPTATKAATVAKTTKFPPGCPWMDTSKSPQKRAQLLLQASTLDQKLRWLDEQAANNPTQTSFNGVTYPAQVACTPKVVYSDGPDYVRGASGVTIFPAQLALASSWDTGLAYAKGRAQADEAFRSGLNGLLSPQILSGRTPLDGRITDSFGEDSLLSGDLAAAQTTGIQKGNPTEPVMSVLKHYIANEQELDRQTSSSNIDGRTLREVYDLAFQVAVDKGDPAGVMCSYNQVNGVYACENPILTNLLKDETGWAGYVVSDFGSVHSTAPSLNAGLDQELNRPIYYTPANIRAALDNGSVSIAQIDAAATRVVTAYLKTGLFDHALPTTPSTSASTDANKRVAEQIAEKGSVLLKNADGILPLTKKAKTVAVIGATASKTATNGVSAATVCAIHNFGPATACPNVVAPLDAITARAAKAGATVTFDNGSDPAAAAATAAKADVAIVFGYTVQGEGADRTSLSLDGNGDALVSAVAAANPNTVAVLETGSATDMPWLASVKGVIQAWYPGEQGGTALARLIYGDADFSGKLPMTFPKSLADTPTNTPTQYPGLVNGSPTRPAGDKSIRQVAYSEGLAIGYKW
- a CDS encoding LacI family DNA-binding transcriptional regulator, giving the protein MVHPRGSRDAASGPPNMHHVAELAGVSVATVSNVLNHPEKVAQATRDKVFQAIDQLGFTLNQTARALRSGEARTIGLVVVDLTNSLFVDVARGAQAHAQSNALTLQLASANNDLSMQDAHLAFFDSARVSGIILAPMQESDEQIGRVRRHGRPVVVVNFDSRQTDSCRVLIDNERAGYIAAKHLIDLGRTRIAFVAARDDYQPVHQRREGARKAVAEAGGTVRLIELDTVDLDPPGGADAGRRLAEMDPDERPDAVLAVTDLLAMAIINELTSAGVRVPQDVAVMGCDHNSAAWGGAIPLTSVAMQGEEMGRAAVDLLLGELRDAPGTHVHRRVLLQPHLVVRESTLGRQRVAPGTRVRADAGASPS